One window of Acomys russatus chromosome 28, mAcoRus1.1, whole genome shotgun sequence genomic DNA carries:
- the Ereg gene encoding proepiregulin, protein GFYLLQAVISTKVIPSCIPGGSEDNCTALVEMEDNPRVAQVSITKCSSDMNGYCLHGQCIYLVDMSENHCRCEVGYTGMRCEHFFLTVHQPLSTEYVALTVILILLFLVIIAGSTYYFCRWYKNRKSKKSKKEYERVTSGDAVLPQV, encoded by the exons GGTTTCTACCTTCTTCAAGCAGTTATCAGCACAAAAGTGATTCCTTCATGTATCCCAGGAGGATCTGAAGATAATTGTACAGCTTTAG TTGAGATGGAGGACAATCCCCGTGTGGCTCAGGTGTCAATTACAAAGTGTAGCTCTGACATGAACGGCTACTGCTTGCATGGACAGTGCATCTACCTGGTGGACATGAGTGAAAATCACTGCAG ATGTGAGGTGGGCTACACCGGGATGCGATGTGAACACTTCTTTCTGACTGTTCATCAGCCCCTGAGCACAGAATATGTTGCGTTGACAGTGATtctcattcttctctttcttgtcaTAATTGCCGGATCCACATACTATTTCTGCAGATG GTACAAAAACCGAAAAAgtaaaaaatcaaagaaagaatatgagagAGTGACCTCAGGGGACGCTGTATTGCCACAAGTCTGA